A single region of the Sorghum bicolor cultivar BTx623 chromosome 9, Sorghum_bicolor_NCBIv3, whole genome shotgun sequence genome encodes:
- the LOC8065321 gene encoding V-type proton ATPase subunit C, with protein sequence MATRYWIVSLPVQSPGATASSLWSRLQDSISRHSFDTPLYRFNVPDLRVGTLDSLLALSDDLVKSNVFVEGVSHKIRRQIEDLERAGGVESGTLTVDGVPVDTYLTRFVWDEGKYPTMSPLKEIVGSIQSQVAKIEDDMKVRAAEYNNVRSQLSAINRKQSGSLAVRDLSNLVKPEDMITSEHLVTLLAIVPKYSQKDWLSSYETLDTFVVPRSSKKLYEDNEYALYTVTLFAKVVDNFKVRAREKGFQVRDFEYSPEAQESRKQEMEKLLQDQEAMRTTLLQWCYASYSEVFSSWMHFCAVRVFVESILRYGLPPSFLSAVLAPSTKSEKKVRSILEELCGNAHSLYWKSEDDVGIAGLGGETEAHPYVSFTINFV encoded by the exons ATGGCGACACGCTACTGGATCGTGTCGCTGCCCGTGCAGTCACCCGGCGCCACGGCCAGCTCCCTGTGGTCGCGCCTCCAGGACTCCATCTCCCGACACTCCTTCGACACTCCGCTCTACCGC TTCAACGTTCCGGATCTCCGCGTCGGCACCCTCGACTCGCTCCTCGCCCTCAGCGATGACCTCGTCAAG TCCAATGTGTTCGTGGAGGGCGTGTCGCACAAGATCCGGAGGCAGATCGAGGACCTCGAGCGCGCCGGAGGGGTCGAGAGTGGGACTCTCACCGTCGATGGCGTTCCCGTCGACACCTACCTCACTAG ATTCGTGTGGGATGAGGGCAAGTACCCCACAATGTCTCCGCTCAAGGAGATTGTCGGCAGCATCCAGTCGCAGGTTGCCAAGATTGAGGACGACATGAAG GTTCGAGCAGCGGAATATAATAATGTAAGGAGCCAGCTTAGTGCAATCAACAGAAAGCAAAGTGGGAG CTTAGCGGTTCGTGATCTTTCCAATCTGGTAAAACCGGAGGATATGATCACCTCGGAACATCTTGTCACACTCCTTGCAATTGTTCCCAAGTACTCCCAAAAAGACTGGTTGTCAAGCTACGAGACACTTGACACATTTGTG GTACCTAGGTCATCTAAAAAGCTCTATGAAGACAATGAATATGCTCTCTACACTGTAACACTATTCGCTAAGGTTGTTGACAACTTTAAGGTCCGTGCTCGCGAGAAGGGTTTTCAG GTCCGTGATTTTGAGTACAGTCCTGAAGCACAGGAAAGTCGGAAGCAGGAGATGGAGAAGCTACTGCAAGACCAAGAAGCTATGAGGACCACTCTTCTTCAATGGTGCTATGCCAGCTACAGCGAG GTATTCAGTTCCTGGATGCACTTTTGTGCTGTGCGTGTCTTTGTAGAGAGCATTCTTAGATATGGTCTGCCGCCGTCATTCCTG TCTGCTGTTCTTGCACCATCTACAAAGAGTGAGAAGAAAGTAAGGAGCATCTTAGAGGAGCTCTGTGGCAATGCCCATAG TCTTTATTGGAAATCCGAAGACGATGTAGGCATTGCTGGTCTGGGAGGTGAAACTGAGGCGCACCCTTACGTCTCTTTCACCATAAATTTTGTCTGA